The genomic stretch GACTCTTCAAGGGCGATCCAAGCCTTTTGTAGGTCACAATCCAGCGGGCTCTTTAGTCATTTATATGCTACTGGCGCTGGGCTTGATGACTGTCATCAGTGGTTTTTTGGTATTTAACGATGGCTGGTTATTTAACGCACCAGCTCTTTTACATGCCATCCATTTCTATAGCGCATGGGCATGGCTCGGCTTAGTATGCATTCATGTCCTTGGCGTCGTTACAGAAAGCATCGTCCATAAAGACAATTTAATTGTAGCGATGTTTACTGGAGTAAAATACGACGCAAGTGAAGCCGTTGAGCCCAAGAACCAAGAGAATGTTTCACGTGAAACACATCGAATATTCGCTGTGTTTGGTGTCCCGTGTAGGGTGCTATTAAGACTTTTTAATAAAAAATAACTTACTTACCAATACAAAACTTACTAAAAATCTCTCCCAACAAGTCATCTGGCGTGAACTCACCAGTCACTGTGCTCAGGGCATCTTGAGCCATACGCAAATTTTCAGCAACAATTTCAGATTGATTAATCGATCCCAAGGCTGAACTCAAAAATTGCTCAACTTGTTTAATAGCATCCAAGTGGCGGGTTCTTGCCATAAACACCCCCTCGCTTGTTGATGTCCAACCTACGATTTTGAGTAATGTTTCGCGCAGCAGATTGACCCCATCTCCAGTTTTAGCAGACAGATGGATATGGGCTTCACCCGCCAAATATTCAACAAACGGAAGACTTTTCGTCAAATCAATTTTGTTATGCACCCAGATTTTGGGGATATCCCTCGGTAAACGCGCTAAAATCGATCTTTCAATCTCGGTAATGCCATTAGCTGCATCTAGTAATAATAATGCGATGTTGGCGCTTTCTAGCGCTCGCCAAGTTCTGGCAATCCCGAATTGTTCAATTTCATCTTCTGTCTCACGAAGTCCAGCCGTATCAACCACATGAAGCGGTATTCCATTGATTTGTATTGCGCTTTTAATCGTGTCACGCGTCGTGCCAGCAATTGAGGTCACAATAGCAATATCATCAGCAGCCAATTGATTGATCAAACTAGACTTACCAACATTGGGCTGGCCAACTAAAACGACCGTTAATCCTTCTCGCAATAAATGACCTTGCTTAGATTCATTATAGATTCTTTGTAATTCAGCTTGAACGCCTTCGATTTTCTGCTTCACATTCCCCTGAGAAATAAAATCGATCTCTTCCTCAGGGAAGTCTAAACACGCCTCAACGAACATTCGTAACTCAACCAAGCGCTGGAGAAGGGCATTGATGCGATTCGAGAACTCACCCGATAAAGAGCGCATCGCGCTTTTTGCGGCTTCAGAGGTTGCTGCATTGATGACATCCGCCACAGCCTCAGCTTGGGCAAGGTCCATTTTTTCATTGAGATAAGCGCGGCGCGTAAATTCACCGGGCGCCGCTTGACGAGCACCTAGTGATAAACAACGCGAT from Candidatus Methylopumilus turicensis encodes the following:
- the mnmE gene encoding tRNA uridine-5-carboxymethylaminomethyl(34) synthesis GTPase MnmE, with the translated sequence MQYVNNISDTIAAIATASGSGGIGVVRVSGPAVMQIATAILGHCPKPRYAAYLPFQDVDGQVLDQGIAIYYSSPNSYTGEEVLELQAHGGPALLQILLSRCLSLGARQAAPGEFTRRAYLNEKMDLAQAEAVADVINAATSEAAKSAMRSLSGEFSNRINALLQRLVELRMFVEACLDFPEEEIDFISQGNVKQKIEGVQAELQRIYNESKQGHLLREGLTVVLVGQPNVGKSSLINQLAADDIAIVTSIAGTTRDTIKSAIQINGIPLHVVDTAGLRETEDEIEQFGIARTWRALESANIALLLLDAANGITEIERSILARLPRDIPKIWVHNKIDLTKSLPFVEYLAGEAHIHLSAKTGDGVNLLRETLLKIVGWTSTSEGVFMARTRHLDAIKQVEQFLSSALGSINQSEIVAENLRMAQDALSTVTGEFTPDDLLGEIFSKFCIGK
- a CDS encoding cytochrome b/b6 domain-containing protein, producing MRYVWDPFVRIFHWSLVIAFGIAFYTHESEWDRITHTNAGYVAGSLIVSRIFWGFLCTGYAKFKSFPPNPEGAVRYAWRTLQGRSKPFVGHNPAGSLVIYMLLALGLMTVISGFLVFNDGWLFNAPALLHAIHFYSAWAWLGLVCIHVLGVVTESIVHKDNLIVAMFTGVKYDASEAVEPKNQENVSRETHRIFAVFGVPCRVLLRLFNKK